The Sphingobacteriales bacterium nucleotide sequence CATAACTGGCGCAAACAAACAAGCTGTATTAGATGCAATTCCTGCAAATGCAATTGAGAGCATTGAAATCCTAAACAATCCAAATGCAAAATTTGATGCAGAAGGCGAAGCTGGCATCATTAATATAGTATTGAAAAAAAACTACCAAAGTGGCTTGAATGGTAATGTTACGGTTGGCTATGGTACTAAATATAAAACTAATTTTGGTGTGCTACTAAACTTTAAAAAGAATAAAATAAATTTTACTGTTGCATATAATTTTAGATTTAATGAAACTTATTGGAGTGGATATAATTTGAGAAAAAATATTTATAATGACACTTCAGCTTACTATTTGAATACAAATGATAACGGAAGACAAAAGCATGGCTATAATAATACTGCAAATATTAATGTGGATTATGATATTAGTGACAATAATTCTATAAGCTTTGGCGTTTTATTTGGAAGCAATATTAGAAAAAACAATAGCACAACGTATTATAATTTCTTAGATAATAGTGGTGAACTGTATAATTACTTTGAACGCTATGAAAATGGCAAAGAAAATGATTGGAATACAGATGCTAATATTTATTATACCAAGAAATTTAAGACTAAAAACCAGAACTTAGTAGTATCTAGCAATTATTCGTATGCTAATCAATCTGACAAACCTCAATATCAACAACAAAGTTTTTTTACTGATAAATCTATCAATCCATTAATACCAAGAATAATTGAAAATAATATTCAAAAAGGATTAACACATATTTTTCAATTTCAGACAGACTATACACATCCATTTGAAAAAAGCAAAACCCAGTTAGAAGTTGGTGCTAAAACAACGTATAGAAACATTACTAATGATTTCTATGCAGATAGCTTAAATAGAATTACAAACATTTATGAAAAGAACCAAGGCTTAATCAATAATTTTAATTTTGTAGAAAATATAAATGCTGCTTATGGTGTATTTAGTGGCGCTTACAAAAAGTTTTCTTACAAAACTGGATTAAGAATGGAGCAAAGCAATATTTATGGGAAGCAACAAGTTGGTGATTTAAATTTCGAGAGACATTATGTAGATTTTTTCCCATCTGTTTTCTTAGCTCAAGAGTTTAAGAAAAATCATAAATTGCAATTACAATACAGAAGAAGTATTAATAGACCAAATACTGAAGCACTTAATCCATTTGGTAGCCAATCAGATCCATACAATATCAGAATTGGAAATCCTGCTATACAGCCAGTTTATACTAATGCTTTAGAACTAAGCTATGTAA carries:
- a CDS encoding TonB-dependent receptor, with amino-acid sequence MALQAQPANFNVANAPAIGKISGKVVDAKTNEPLAYSSLYIESLMDSTLNYATLIDDAGNFELTQIKIGAYKLVISFLGYKDYVIEKLLIIPPDKIDQKLGTLKVEEDSKVLEEVKIVAEKSVMQLQADKKVFNVDKSALSAGGTATDALKQIPTVDVDYQGNVSLRGSSNMQIFINGKPSGITGANKQAVLDAIPANAIESIEILNNPNAKFDAEGEAGIINIVLKKNYQSGLNGNVTVGYGTKYKTNFGVLLNFKKNKINFTVAYNFRFNETYWSGYNLRKNIYNDTSAYYLNTNDNGRQKHGYNNTANINVDYDISDNNSISFGVLFGSNIRKNNSTTYYNFLDNSGELYNYFERYENGKENDWNTDANIYYTKKFKTKNQNLVVSSNYSYANQSDKPQYQQQSFFTDKSINPLIPRIIENNIQKGLTHIFQFQTDYTHPFEKSKTQLEVGAKTTYRNITNDFYADSLNRITNIYEKNQGLINNFNFVENINAAYGVFSGAYKKFSYKTGLRMEQSNIYGKQQVGDLNFERHYVDFFPSVFLAQEFKKNHKLQLQYRRSINRPNTEALNPFGSQSDPYNIRIGNPAIQPVYTNALELSYVKNFKNIFLTTTVYYRQSKNPYTRYRNVDSNGVSILYFGNLDIGRNIGTEIILRAQITKWWSVMANPNLFYNALIGTIPNGEVDQNANNFTWNIRVMNSFKVWKNADIQLMWFYRGKVKFLQGELQPFTFVNLGFKKDFLKDNKASIAINISDIFHIQNFRVTSSGSNFDGSVKRMWESTIANIVFTYKFGKDVKPSTTKKKEDNASGVDGGGF